The nucleotide window ACGCGAAGCAGCGGCCGGGACGGCCGCGGTCCCAGGGAAGAAACCAGTTACGCCGGGGCGCCGATCAGCTCCTTCAGCTTCGGCAGCCCGACGCGGGTGCAGTAGTCGCCGAACAGCTCGCCATTCGATCGCTCCGCCGCGAACGCCGCGAACACCTTGGACAGCTTCGGCACGATCTGCTCGATGGGCACGCCGTCCTGGATCTCGGTGTTCAGCCGGCGGCCGTAGCTGTCGCCGCCGATGTACAGCGTGTACTTCGTGCCGCCGCGGCCCACGATGCCGACCTCGCTCTGGTACGGCCGCGCGCACCCGTTCGGGCAGCCCGTCATCCGCACGCTGATCGGCTCCCCGGCCAGCCCGGCGTCCTTCAGCGCCACTTCAAGTTGATCGACCACACCGGGCAGCGCCCGCTCGCTCTCGGTGATCGCCAGCGGGCACGTCGGGATCGCCGGGCACGCCATGCTCCACCGCTGCACCTGCGACAGCGTTTCCGGACGCGGGATGCCGTACTCGCTCAGCATCGAATCGACGCCCGCGCGGTCGTCCATCGTCAGCCCGCACAGCATGATGTCCTGCTGCGCGGTCACCCGGATGTCCGGCTTGTACTTCGCAACGATGGCGCGGAGCCCGCTCCGGAGCCGCATCGCGCCCTCGTCCCGCACCCGGCCGTTCTCGACCGACAGCCCCAGGAAGTATTTCCCGCCCCCCATCCCCTGCCAGCCGTGGTGCAGGTCCAGCCCGGTGATCTCCACCGGCCGCGGGTCGCGGCGCGGCCCCTTGAAGTAGTCGCGGTAGAAGACCTCGCGGAACTTCTCCAGCCCCCAGTCCTTCATCACGTACTTGAGCCGCGCCCGCTTGCGGTTGCTGCGGTTGCCGTGGTCGCGGAACAGCTTGCACACGCCCTCCGCCGCCATCAGCACCTCGTCGAGCCCGATGAAGCCGACGGGCTGCGCCAGCAGCGGGTACGTGTCCGGGTTGCTGTTCGTCTGCCCCTGGCCGCCGCCGGCGAACAGGTTGTAACCGACCGGCTGGCCGCCCTCGCTGATCGCGAGGAACCCGAGGCACTGCGCCAGGAGGTCCGTGCAGTTGTCGTGCGGCAGGCTGAACGCCACCTTGAACTTCCGCGGCAGGTACGTCTTGCCGTA belongs to Gemmata obscuriglobus and includes:
- a CDS encoding NADPH-dependent assimilatory sulfite reductase hemoprotein subunit produces the protein MSDETAPKLSPVEGHKSEGRYLRGTLAEEIADASIDHLSDANKSLIKFHGSYEQEDRDARKARAKAGVGKAYMFMIRLKMPGGKLTADQWLALDDIADQYANGALRLTTRQSIQFHGVLKGNLKATMAGINASLVTTLGGCGDVNRNVLSCPAPLPDPTRAQMQRDCDAVAEHLAPKAGKQSYHEIWLNGEPAKFTDNPEIDEPLYGKTYLPRKFKVAFSLPHDNCTDLLAQCLGFLAISEGGQPVGYNLFAGGGQGQTNSNPDTYPLLAQPVGFIGLDEVLMAAEGVCKLFRDHGNRSNRKRARLKYVMKDWGLEKFREVFYRDYFKGPRRDPRPVEITGLDLHHGWQGMGGGKYFLGLSVENGRVRDEGAMRLRSGLRAIVAKYKPDIRVTAQQDIMLCGLTMDDRAGVDSMLSEYGIPRPETLSQVQRWSMACPAIPTCPLAITESERALPGVVDQLEVALKDAGLAGEPISVRMTGCPNGCARPYQSEVGIVGRGGTKYTLYIGGDSYGRRLNTEIQDGVPIEQIVPKLSKVFAAFAAERSNGELFGDYCTRVGLPKLKELIGAPA